The following coding sequences lie in one Salmo salar chromosome ssa13, Ssal_v3.1, whole genome shotgun sequence genomic window:
- the LOC106567942 gene encoding cytoskeleton-associated protein 2: MKMDTVTRKNTNLKKGNKENARPASGPTKSFITRAAPTKTVAAPSAPLHSKSNKKEDLGKGEDALKKLATTGDTKRRNTFSQTFLTKQAVRQRKLVAEASEPATVPAKPVPGTYKGKVVQSKISSFRKPSGLEGGVESKAATKTSAPKAESQKPGNLTKVRPKAVADLPQRSMFKPPQSCQPSKSKSVSNGPPPVSKCSATCRPTGFCSAVPPARMALLTTALQRSSRSAMTSKGKELPQRTKPKMTTDKVRKPPVASTLSQYRANTETAEEKRVKLAEWLASKGKTLKRPPISAVALPKYKPVVQPEPEVHPVSTAFSPQNTNVEPQPSDQTSQQPGPEPEPTVRPKNDQVVPKQEAACASTPLIMNTKLDLLDNSDTYFLPVDPEVQMNDVVVNLCDALEALEMSSACVDEPHEKRESEEKIVAGEPNCGFEERNEFAENNFDRSEDVEVKSEVGEGASAQKVRKGYVEKVDSDYDDECLMETTPEGASMVKYNLKTTPYLQSVKRTINSEACASGSRRKNSIKDLKFLTPVRRSCRIQRKSSHLPGMLTDHDTCVSSLAELVNLDDDANAYIYRRNPALLEDLPDHPKDLERI; this comes from the exons ATGAAAATGGATACAGTTACAAGAAAGAACACCAATTTGAAAAAG GGTAACAAAGAGAATGCCAGACCAGCAAGTGGACCCACTAAGTCCTTTATTACCAGAGCTGCTCCTACTAAAACAGTGGCAGCTCCATCTGCCCCTCTGCATTCCAAGAGCAATAAAAAGGAGGACTTGGGAAAGGGAGAAGATGCTCTGAAGAAGTTGGCAACCACTGGCGATACAAAGAGACGCAACACTTTCAGCCAAACCTTCCTCACCAAACAGGCTGTCAGACAGAGAAAACTGGTTGCAGAGGCCTCAGAGCCAGCTACCGTCCCAGCTAAACCTGTCCCTGGCACCTACAAAGGGAAGGTTGTCCAATCCAAAATAAGCTCCTTCAGGAAGCCTAGTGgcctggagggaggggtagaaAGCAAAGCGGCTACCAAGACCTCGGCACCCAAAGCTGAAAGCCAAAAGCCTGGGAATTTGACAAAGGTCAGGCCCAAAGCTGTTGCTGACTTGCCTCAGCGTTCCATGTTCAAGCCCCCTCAATCATGTCAACCCTCAAAATCCAAGTCTGTGTCCAATGGGCCTCCTCCAGTCTCCAAGTGCTCAGCCACATGCCGTCCAACAGGCTTTTGCTCTGCAGTCCCTCCTGCCAGAATGGCTCTACTTACCACAGCTCTCCAAAGGTCCAGTAGGTCTGCCATGACATCAAAGGGGAAAGAGCTGCCACAGAGAACCAAGCCTAAGATGACAACTGACAAAGTTCGCAAGCCTCCGGTTGCCAGCACCCTAAGCCAGTACAGGGCTAACACAGAGACTGCTGAAGAGAAAAG AGTAAAGCTGGCAGAGTGGCTGGCATCCAAGGGAAAGACTCTGAAAAGGCCTCCCATATCAGCAGTGGCACTCCCAAAGTATAAACCAGTTGTGCAGCCCGAGCCTGAAGTCCACCCAGTATCCACAGCCTTCTCACCACAAAACACCAATGTTGAGCCTCAGCCCTCTGATCAGACGTCACAACAACCTGGTCCTGAGCCTGAACCGACTGTTCGGCCTAAAAATGACCAGGTGGTCCCTAAGCAGGAGGCAGCCTGTGCCTCAACTCCACTGATAATGAACACAAAGCTGGACTTGCTTGACAACTCTGATACATATTTTCTCCCTGTTGATCCAGAGGTTCAAATGAATGAT GTTGTGGTCAACCTTTGTGATGCTTTGGAGGCATTGGAGATGTCCTCAGCATGTGTGGATG AGCCACACGAGAAAAGGGAATCTGAAGAGAAAATCGTGGCGGGCGAGCCAAATTGTGGATTTGAAGAGAGGAATGAGTTTGCTGAGAATAATTTTGACAGGTCTGAGGATGTTGAAGTGAAAAGTGAAGTAGGAGAGGGAGCTTCAGCGCAGAAAGTAAGGAAGGGTTATGTTGAGAAAGTTGATAGTGATTATGATGACGAATGCTTGATGGAGACTACACCAGAGGGAGCCTCCATGGTGAAATACAATCTGAAGACAACTCCATACCTTCAAAG TGTTAAGAGAACAATCAACAGTGAGGCATGTGCAAGTGGTTCCAGGCGAAAAAACTCCATCAAGGATCTGAAGTTCCTGACACCAGTCCGTCGTTCCTGTCGCATCCAGCGCAAGTCATCCCACCTGCCTGGGATGCTGA